A single genomic interval of Osmerus eperlanus chromosome 14, fOsmEpe2.1, whole genome shotgun sequence harbors:
- the ptprdb gene encoding protein tyrosine phosphatase receptor type Db isoform X6, with product MQVPTCPTMHSASPGLLLLSFLFFADADSPPRFTRTPEDQTGVQGGVASFVCQATGDPQPKIVWNKKGKKVSNQRFEVIDFDDGSGSVLRIQPLRTPRDEAIYECHASNTAGEITTSTRLNVLREDQLPSGFPTIDMGPQLKVVERSRTATMLCAASGNPDPEITWFKDFLPVNTTNNNGRIKQLRSGALQIELSEESDQGKYECVATNSDGTRYSTPANLYVRVRRVPPRFSIPPADSEIMPGGSVNITCVAVGSPMPYVKWMLGTEDLTPEDDMPIGRNVLELGDVRQSNNYTCVAMSTLGVIEAVAQIIVKALPKAPGTPVVTERTATSITLTWDSGNPEPVAYYILLHRSKGSEDAYKEIDGIATTRYSVGGLSPYSHYDFRVAAVNTIGRGPASETVEARTSEQAPSSPPRQVRGRMLSTTTAIIHWDEPEEANGQVVGYRVYYTADSTLQVNQWEKQMVRSANFITIQSLTPNKTYYIRVLAFTSVGDGPLSQDLQIIAKTGVPSQPSDFKGEAKSETSILLSWVAPPQSGPDNQITGYELVYRRTDDTEEKKVTFEPSTSYLLKNLKPFSTYTFQLAARSKHGIGAYTNEVSTDTPQTLPAAPPQEVTCSSPSSTGILVSWAPPPEEFQNGVITGYSIQYSITEGENRTSQRVDGIPPESSPYLLEKLEKWTEYGITVRAQTEAGEGPESLQLLVRTEEDVPSGPPRGVEAEALNASAVRVWWRAPAVELQHGQIRGYQVHYVRMNYGEPSGQPLIRDILIDDSQWESDDETQYEVVLTALRADTAYSVSVGAYTAKGDGARSKPQTVCTTMPLPEVPKLTVSTTKEGNTVLQWSRPPSAPTPLLGYRLTYGRADILPPTVVEFPAKENRYTAPDIHKGASYVFRLSARNKMGYGEEAVKEVTMPEDAPSSFPQNILSEGASASSIRLAWKSVPLIEQNGKIIKYTVRYKDINSRGNATEVSVAAPDSSVVLEALMADTVYDVRVCAYTAVGPGPYSPSVQFRTQPLDQVFATNFRVKASMKTSVLLTWEIKDKNPTQPFTILYGKGQSVEVEGKQTQKLITGLEPETQYSFLLTNRANSAGGLQHRVTVVTAPDVLRSKPTLVGKTNADGMVTVQLPPVQTSTIVGGYYVVVVPLRKQRGGKFLKPWEEPDQMNLDEVLKEINRTSVSRALRVRRQASQSEPKAYVTAHFKTLPLEFTLGDGRDYGDFRNRPLQNGQEYVFFVLAMLDLSDNTMYATSPYSDPVTSSDVDPQPIIDEEEGLLWVVGPVLAVIFIVCIVIAILLFKSKPDRKRAEAEGRKGSFPCSKAMSSHHPTDPVELRRINFQTPGMACHPPVPMSELEEHVEHLKANDNLKFSQEYESIDPGQQFTWEHSNLEVNKPKNRYANVIAYDHSRVMLSSIEGIPGGDYINANYIDGYRRQNAYIATQGSLPETFCDFWRLVWEQHTANIIMMTKLEEKSRVKCDQYWPSRGTETYGLIQVTLLDTVELATYSVRTFALYKSGSSEKREVRQFQFTAWPDHGVPEHPTPFLAFLRRVKACNPPDAGPMVVHCSAGVGRTGCFIVIDAMTERIKQEKTLDIYGHVTLMRSQRNYMVQTEDQYVFIHDALLEAVACGNTEVPARNLYAYIQRLTQMEPGENATGMELEFKRLASAMAHTSRFVSANLPCNKFKNRLVNIMPYETTRVCLQPIRGVEGSDYINASFIDGYRQQRAYIATQGPLAETTEDYWRMLWEHNSTIVVMLTKLREMGREKCHQYWPAERSARYQYFVVDPMAEYNMPQYILREFKVTDARDGQSRTVRQFQFTDWPEQGVPKSGEGFIDFIGQVHKTKEQFGQDGPITVHCSAGVGRTGVFITLSIVLERMRYEGVVDIFQTVKMLRTQRPATVQTEDQYQFCYRASLEYLGSFDHYAT from the exons GTGCATTGCAGATTGAACTGAGTGAGGAGTCAGACCAAGGGAAGTACGAGTGCGTTGCTACCAACAGTGATGGGACGCGGTACTCCACTCCAGCTAATCTCTACGTCAGAG TGCGTCGAGTTCCGCCTCGTTTCTCCATCCCGCCGGCGGACAGTGAGATCATGCCCGGGGGCAGTGTGAACATCACGTGCGTGGCGGTGGGCTCGCCCATGCCCTACGTCAAGTGGATGCTGGGCACGGAGGACCTGACCCCTGAGGACGACATGCCCATCGGGCGCAACGTCCTGGAGCTGGGCGACGTGCGCCAGTCCAACAACTACACCTGCGTCGCCATGTCCACGCTGGGCGTCATCGAAGCGGTGGCGCAGATCATtgtcaaag ccctgcccAAAGCTCCAGGCACCCCAGTGGTGACGGAAAGAACTGCGACCAGCATCACCCTCACCTGGGACTCTGGAAACCCTGAGCCTGTGGCCTACTACATACTACTG caccGGTCCAAGGGATCGGAGGACGCCTACAAAGAGATCGACGGCATCGCCACCACCCGTTACAGTGTGGGCGGGCTCAGCCCGTACTCCCACTACGACTTCCGCGTGGCCGCCGTCAACACCATCGGCCGCGGCCCCGCCAGCGAGACGGTGGAGGCCCGCACCTCCGAGCAGGCTCCGTCCTCGCCGCCCCGCCAG GTCAGGGGTCGTATGCTGAGCACCACCACAGCCATCATCCACTGGGATGAACCGGAGGAGGCCAACGGGCAGGTGGTGGGATACAGGGTGTACTACACTGCTGACAGCACTCTGCAGGTCAACcag TGGGAGAAGCAGATGGTTCGCAGTGCAAACTTCATCACCATCCAAAGCCTGACCCCCAACAAGACGTACTACATCAGAGTCCTGGCCTTCACCTCTGTAGGGGACGGGCCCCTGTCCCAGGACCTTCAGATCATAGCCAAGACCGGAG ttccatCCCAGCCATCAGACTTTAAGGGAGAGGCCAAATCAGAGACCagcatcctcctctcctgggtGGCCCCACCGCAGAGTGGCCCTGACAACCAGATCACCGGGTACGAGCTGGTGTACCGCCGCACTGACGACACGGAGGAG AAGAAGGTGACCTTTGAACCCTCCACCTCGTACCTCCTGAAGAACCTCAAGCCCTTCTCCACCTACACCTTCCAGCTGGCAGCTCGCAGCAAGCATGGCATCGGGGCCTACACCAACGAGGTGTCCACCGACACGCCCCAGACAC TGCCCGCGGCCCCTCCCCAGGAAGTCACATGTTCTAGCCCCAGTTCCACCGGTATCCTGGTAAGTTGGGCTCCACCCCCTGAGGAGTTCCAGAATGGAGTCATAACGGGATATTCCATCCAGTATTCCATCACGGAGGGGGAGAACCGTACCTCCCAGCGCGTGGACGGAATCCCTCCAGAAAGTTCTCCATACCTCCTGGAAAAACTGGAGAAATGGACCGAATATGGGATAACAGTGCGAGCACAGACGGAGGCCGGAGAAGGACCGGAGAGCTTGCAGCTGCTTGTCCGTACAGAGGAAGATG TTCCCAGCGGCCCTCCACGGGGTGTAGAGGCAGAGGCGCTCAACGCCTCGGCCGTCAGGGTGTGGTGGCGGGCGCCGGCAGTGGAACTCCAGCACGGTCAGATACGGGGGTACCAGGTGCACTACGTCAGGATGAACTACGGAGAGCCCAGTGGACAGCCCCTCATCAGGGACATCCTCATCGATGATTCCCAG TGGGAAAGCGATGACGAGACACAATAC GAGGTGGTTCTGACGGCCTTGCGGGCAGACACGGCGTACTCGGTGTCTGTGGGAGCGTACACCGCCAAGGGAGATGGGGCGAGAAGCAAACCCCAGACTGTTTGCACCACCATGCCAT TGCCGGAGGTGCCCAAACTGACTGTGAGCACCACCAAGGAGGGCAACACCGTGCTCCAGTGGTCCCGCCCGCCCAGcgcacccacccccctcctggggTACCGCCTCACCTACGGCCGAGCGGacatcctcccccccaccgTGGTGGAGTTCCCCGCCAAGGAGAACCGCTACACTGCCCCAGACATCCACAAGGGGGCGAGCTACGTCTTCCGCCTCTCCGCCCGCAACAAGATGGGGTACGGTGAGGAGGCGGTGAAGGAGGTGACCATGCCGGAGGACGCCCCCAGCAGCTTCCCCCAAAACATCCTCTCCGAGGGCGCCTCGGCCTCCTCCATCCGGCTGGCGTGGAAGTCCGTCCCCCTGATCGAACAAAACGGGAAGATCATTAAGTACACCGTGCGGTACAAGGACATCAACAGCAGGGGCAACGCCACGGAGGTTAGCGTGGCGGCGCCGGACTCGAGCGTGGTGTTGGAGGCTCTGATGGCCGATACAGTGTATGATGTCAGGGTGTGTGCATACACGGCCGTGGGCCCCGGGCCCTACAGCCCAAGCGTCCAGTTTAGGACCCAACCGCTGGACCAAg TGTTTGCCACCAACTTCCGGGTCAAGGCGTCCATGAAGACCTCTGTCCTGCTGACGTGGGAGATCAAGGACAAGAACCCAACCCAGCCGTTCACT aTCCTGTATGGTAAGGGCCAGAGTGTTGAGGTGGAAGGGAAGCAAACCCAGAAGTTGATAACGGGCCTGGAGCCGGAGACCCAGtactccttcctcctcaccaaCCGGGCCAACAGCGCCGGGGGCCTGCAGCACCGCGTCACGGTCGTGACCGCCCCGGACGTGCTGAGGTCCAAGCCCACGCTGGTGGGGAAGACCAACGCAGACGGCATGGTCACGGTTCAACTCCCCCCCGTCCAGACCAGCACCATAGtcgg GGGTTACTATGTGGTGGTGGTACCATtgaggaagcagagaggagggaagttCCTGAAGCCATGGGAGGAACCTGACCAGATGAACCTGGAcgag gtcCTGAAAGAGATCAACAGGACCAGTGTGAGCCGTGCCCTTCGTGTTCGCAGGcaggccagccaatcagagccaaAGGCTTATGTCACCGCCCACTTTAAGACCCTCCCTCTGGAGTTCACCCTAGGCGATGGCCGTGACTACGGTGACTTCCGGAACCGCCCGCTCCAGAACGGACAGGAGTATGTGTTCTTTGTCCTGGCGATGTTGGACCTGTCTGACAAC ACTATGTACGCCACCAGCCCCTACTCTGACCCCGTGACCTCGTCGGACGTGGATCCCCAACCAATCATtgacgaggaggaggggcttctgtgggtggtgggacCCGTGCTCGCTGTCATTTTCATTGTCTGCATCGTCAtcgccatcctcctcttcaagag CAAACCTGACAG GAAGAGGGCGGAAgccgaggggaggaaggggagtttCCCCTGCAGCAAGGCCATGTCCTCTCACCACCCCACTGACCCTGTGGAGCTACGCAGGATCAACTTCCagaccccag GCATGGCGTGCCACCCGCCTGTGCCCATGTCTGAGCTGGAGGAACACGTGGAGCATCTGAAAGCCAACGACAACCTCAAGTTCTCTCAGGAGTACGAG tcGATAGACCCCGGTCAGCAGTTCACATGGGAGCACTCCAACCTGGAGGTCAACAAGCCAAAGAACCGCTACGCTAACGTCATTGCATACGACCACTCCCGCGTCATGCTCTCCAGCATCGAGG GCATCCCGGGAGGTGACTACATCAACGCCAACTACATCGATGGCTACCGGCGCCAGAACGCTTACATCGCCACGCAGGGCTCTCTGCCAGAGACGTTCTGCGACTTCTGGCGTCTGGTGTGGGAGCAGCACACAGCCAACATCATCATGATGACCAAGCTAGAGGAGAAGTCACGG gtgAAGTGTGACCAGTACTGGCCCAGCAGAGGTACAGAGACCTACGGCCTCATCCAGGTCACCCTGCTGGACACGGTGGAGCTAGCCACCTACTCCGTCAGGACCTTCGCTCtctataag AGTGGCTCCAGTGAGAAGCGAGAGGTACGTCAGTTCCAGTTCACAGCCTGGCCGGACCATGGCGTGCCCGAGCACCCCACTCCCTTCCTGGCCTTCCTGCGCAGGGTGAAGGCCTGTAACCCTCCAGACGCCGGGCCCATGGTAGTCCACTGCAG TGCCGGCGTGGGCCGCACTGGCTGCTTCATCGTCATCGACGCCATGACGGAGCGCATCAAGCAGGAGAAGACGCTGGACATCTACGGTCACGTGACCCTGATGCGCTCGCAGCGGAACTACATGGTGCAGACGGAGGACCAGTACGTCTTCATTCACGACGCCCTGCTGGAGGCGGTTGCCTGCGGCAACACTGAGGTGCCCGCACGCAACCTCTACGCCTACATCCAGCGGCTGACCCAGATGGAGCCCGGCGAGAACGCCACGGGCATGGAGCTGGAGTTcaag CGATTGGCCAGTGCGATGGCGCACACCTCCCGCTTTGTGAGCGCCAACCTGCCCTGCAACAAGTTCAAGAACCGGTTGGTCAACATCATGCCCTATGAGACCACCCGAGTCtgtctgcagccaatcagaggggtggagggctcaGACTACATCAATGCCAGCTTCATAGACGGATACAG gcaacAGAGGGCCTATATTGCTACCCAGGGTCCACTGGCAGAGACTACAGAGGACTACTGGCGGATGCTCTGGGAACACAACTCCACCATCGTAGTCATGCTCACCAAGCTGAGGGAGATGGGACGg gagaaGTGTCACCAGTACTGGCCAGCTGAGCGCTCAGCACGATACCAGTACTTTGTGGTGGACCCAATGGCAGAGTACAACATGCCCCAGTACATCCTTCGAGAGTTCAAAGTCACTGAtgccagg GATGGCCAATCACGGACAGTTCGTCAGTTTCAGTTCACTGATTGGCCAGAGCAAGGAGTGCCAAAGTCAGGCGAGGGATTCATTGATTTCATTGGCCAAGTGCACAAAACGAAAGAGCAGTTTGGCCAGGATGGGCCAATAACAGTGCACTGTAG tgCGGGCGTGGGGAGGACGGGGGTCTTCATCACCCTGAGCATTGTGCTGGAGAGGATGCGCTACGAGGGCGTGGTGGACATCTTCCAGACAGTCAAGATGCTGCGGACCCAGAGACCAGCCACGGTACAGACAGag GACCAGTACCAGTTCTGCTACCGGGCCAGTCTGGAATACCTGGGTAGCTTCGACCACTATGCAACATAG
- the ptprdb gene encoding protein tyrosine phosphatase receptor type Db isoform X2, with protein MQVPTCPTMHSASPGLLLLSFLFFADADSPPRFTRTPEDQTGVQGGVASFVCQATGDPQPKIVWNKKGKKVSNQRFEVIDFDDGSGSVLRIQPLRTPRDEAIYECHASNTAGEITTSTRLNVLREDQLPSGFPTIDMGPQLKVVERSRTATMLCAASGNPDPEITWFKDFLPVNTTNNNGRIKQLRSGGTPIRGALQIELSEESDQGKYECVATNSDGTRYSTPANLYVRVRRVPPRFSIPPADSEIMPGGSVNITCVAVGSPMPYVKWMLGTEDLTPEDDMPIGRNVLELGDVRQSNNYTCVAMSTLGVIEAVAQIIVKALPKAPGTPVVTERTATSITLTWDSGNPEPVAYYILLHRSKGSEDAYKEIDGIATTRYSVGGLSPYSHYDFRVAAVNTIGRGPASETVEARTSEQAPSSPPRQVRGRMLSTTTAIIHWDEPEEANGQVVGYRVYYTADSTLQVNQWEKQMVRSANFITIQSLTPNKTYYIRVLAFTSVGDGPLSQDLQIIAKTGVPSQPSDFKGEAKSETSILLSWVAPPQSGPDNQITGYELVYRRTDDTEEKKVTFEPSTSYLLKNLKPFSTYTFQLAARSKHGIGAYTNEVSTDTPQTLPAAPPQEVTCSSPSSTGILVSWAPPPEEFQNGVITGYSIQYSITEGENRTSQRVDGIPPESSPYLLEKLEKWTEYGITVRAQTEAGEGPESLQLLVRTEEDVPSGPPRGVEAEALNASAVRVWWRAPAVELQHGQIRGYQVHYVRMNYGEPSGQPLIRDILIDDSQWESDDETQYEVVLTALRADTAYSVSVGAYTAKGDGARSKPQTVCTTMPLPEVPKLTVSTTKEGNTVLQWSRPPSAPTPLLGYRLTYGRADILPPTVVEFPAKENRYTAPDIHKGASYVFRLSARNKMGYGEEAVKEVTMPEDAPSSFPQNILSEGASASSIRLAWKSVPLIEQNGKIIKYTVRYKDINSRGNATEVSVAAPDSSVVLEALMADTVYDVRVCAYTAVGPGPYSPSVQFRTQPLDQVFATNFRVKASMKTSVLLTWEIKDKNPTQPFTILYGKGQSVEVEGKQTQKLITGLEPETQYSFLLTNRANSAGGLQHRVTVVTAPDVLRSKPTLVGKTNADGMVTVQLPPVQTSTIVGGYYVVVVPLRKQRGGKFLKPWEEPDQMNLDEVLKEINRTSVSRALRVRRQASQSEPKAYVTAHFKTLPLEFTLGDGRDYGDFRNRPLQNGQEYVFFVLAMLDLSDNTMYATSPYSDPVTSSDVDPQPIIDEEEGLLWVVGPVLAVIFIVCIVIAILLFKSKPDRKRAEAEGRKGSFPCSKAMSSHHPTDPVELRRINFQTPGYRVSVYRGYRRLSSMACHPPVPMSELEEHVEHLKANDNLKFSQEYESIDPGQQFTWEHSNLEVNKPKNRYANVIAYDHSRVMLSSIEGIPGGDYINANYIDGYRRQNAYIATQGSLPETFCDFWRLVWEQHTANIIMMTKLEEKSRVKCDQYWPSRGTETYGLIQVTLLDTVELATYSVRTFALYKSGSSEKREVRQFQFTAWPDHGVPEHPTPFLAFLRRVKACNPPDAGPMVVHCSAGVGRTGCFIVIDAMTERIKQEKTLDIYGHVTLMRSQRNYMVQTEDQYVFIHDALLEAVACGNTEVPARNLYAYIQRLTQMEPGENATGMELEFKRLASAMAHTSRFVSANLPCNKFKNRLVNIMPYETTRVCLQPIRGVEGSDYINASFIDGYRQQRAYIATQGPLAETTEDYWRMLWEHNSTIVVMLTKLREMGREKCHQYWPAERSARYQYFVVDPMAEYNMPQYILREFKVTDARDGQSRTVRQFQFTDWPEQGVPKSGEGFIDFIGQVHKTKEQFGQDGPITVHCSAGVGRTGVFITLSIVLERMRYEGVVDIFQTVKMLRTQRPATVQTEDQYQFCYRASLEYLGSFDHYAT; from the exons GTGCATTGCAGATTGAACTGAGTGAGGAGTCAGACCAAGGGAAGTACGAGTGCGTTGCTACCAACAGTGATGGGACGCGGTACTCCACTCCAGCTAATCTCTACGTCAGAG TGCGTCGAGTTCCGCCTCGTTTCTCCATCCCGCCGGCGGACAGTGAGATCATGCCCGGGGGCAGTGTGAACATCACGTGCGTGGCGGTGGGCTCGCCCATGCCCTACGTCAAGTGGATGCTGGGCACGGAGGACCTGACCCCTGAGGACGACATGCCCATCGGGCGCAACGTCCTGGAGCTGGGCGACGTGCGCCAGTCCAACAACTACACCTGCGTCGCCATGTCCACGCTGGGCGTCATCGAAGCGGTGGCGCAGATCATtgtcaaag ccctgcccAAAGCTCCAGGCACCCCAGTGGTGACGGAAAGAACTGCGACCAGCATCACCCTCACCTGGGACTCTGGAAACCCTGAGCCTGTGGCCTACTACATACTACTG caccGGTCCAAGGGATCGGAGGACGCCTACAAAGAGATCGACGGCATCGCCACCACCCGTTACAGTGTGGGCGGGCTCAGCCCGTACTCCCACTACGACTTCCGCGTGGCCGCCGTCAACACCATCGGCCGCGGCCCCGCCAGCGAGACGGTGGAGGCCCGCACCTCCGAGCAGGCTCCGTCCTCGCCGCCCCGCCAG GTCAGGGGTCGTATGCTGAGCACCACCACAGCCATCATCCACTGGGATGAACCGGAGGAGGCCAACGGGCAGGTGGTGGGATACAGGGTGTACTACACTGCTGACAGCACTCTGCAGGTCAACcag TGGGAGAAGCAGATGGTTCGCAGTGCAAACTTCATCACCATCCAAAGCCTGACCCCCAACAAGACGTACTACATCAGAGTCCTGGCCTTCACCTCTGTAGGGGACGGGCCCCTGTCCCAGGACCTTCAGATCATAGCCAAGACCGGAG ttccatCCCAGCCATCAGACTTTAAGGGAGAGGCCAAATCAGAGACCagcatcctcctctcctgggtGGCCCCACCGCAGAGTGGCCCTGACAACCAGATCACCGGGTACGAGCTGGTGTACCGCCGCACTGACGACACGGAGGAG AAGAAGGTGACCTTTGAACCCTCCACCTCGTACCTCCTGAAGAACCTCAAGCCCTTCTCCACCTACACCTTCCAGCTGGCAGCTCGCAGCAAGCATGGCATCGGGGCCTACACCAACGAGGTGTCCACCGACACGCCCCAGACAC TGCCCGCGGCCCCTCCCCAGGAAGTCACATGTTCTAGCCCCAGTTCCACCGGTATCCTGGTAAGTTGGGCTCCACCCCCTGAGGAGTTCCAGAATGGAGTCATAACGGGATATTCCATCCAGTATTCCATCACGGAGGGGGAGAACCGTACCTCCCAGCGCGTGGACGGAATCCCTCCAGAAAGTTCTCCATACCTCCTGGAAAAACTGGAGAAATGGACCGAATATGGGATAACAGTGCGAGCACAGACGGAGGCCGGAGAAGGACCGGAGAGCTTGCAGCTGCTTGTCCGTACAGAGGAAGATG TTCCCAGCGGCCCTCCACGGGGTGTAGAGGCAGAGGCGCTCAACGCCTCGGCCGTCAGGGTGTGGTGGCGGGCGCCGGCAGTGGAACTCCAGCACGGTCAGATACGGGGGTACCAGGTGCACTACGTCAGGATGAACTACGGAGAGCCCAGTGGACAGCCCCTCATCAGGGACATCCTCATCGATGATTCCCAG TGGGAAAGCGATGACGAGACACAATAC GAGGTGGTTCTGACGGCCTTGCGGGCAGACACGGCGTACTCGGTGTCTGTGGGAGCGTACACCGCCAAGGGAGATGGGGCGAGAAGCAAACCCCAGACTGTTTGCACCACCATGCCAT TGCCGGAGGTGCCCAAACTGACTGTGAGCACCACCAAGGAGGGCAACACCGTGCTCCAGTGGTCCCGCCCGCCCAGcgcacccacccccctcctggggTACCGCCTCACCTACGGCCGAGCGGacatcctcccccccaccgTGGTGGAGTTCCCCGCCAAGGAGAACCGCTACACTGCCCCAGACATCCACAAGGGGGCGAGCTACGTCTTCCGCCTCTCCGCCCGCAACAAGATGGGGTACGGTGAGGAGGCGGTGAAGGAGGTGACCATGCCGGAGGACGCCCCCAGCAGCTTCCCCCAAAACATCCTCTCCGAGGGCGCCTCGGCCTCCTCCATCCGGCTGGCGTGGAAGTCCGTCCCCCTGATCGAACAAAACGGGAAGATCATTAAGTACACCGTGCGGTACAAGGACATCAACAGCAGGGGCAACGCCACGGAGGTTAGCGTGGCGGCGCCGGACTCGAGCGTGGTGTTGGAGGCTCTGATGGCCGATACAGTGTATGATGTCAGGGTGTGTGCATACACGGCCGTGGGCCCCGGGCCCTACAGCCCAAGCGTCCAGTTTAGGACCCAACCGCTGGACCAAg TGTTTGCCACCAACTTCCGGGTCAAGGCGTCCATGAAGACCTCTGTCCTGCTGACGTGGGAGATCAAGGACAAGAACCCAACCCAGCCGTTCACT aTCCTGTATGGTAAGGGCCAGAGTGTTGAGGTGGAAGGGAAGCAAACCCAGAAGTTGATAACGGGCCTGGAGCCGGAGACCCAGtactccttcctcctcaccaaCCGGGCCAACAGCGCCGGGGGCCTGCAGCACCGCGTCACGGTCGTGACCGCCCCGGACGTGCTGAGGTCCAAGCCCACGCTGGTGGGGAAGACCAACGCAGACGGCATGGTCACGGTTCAACTCCCCCCCGTCCAGACCAGCACCATAGtcgg GGGTTACTATGTGGTGGTGGTACCATtgaggaagcagagaggagggaagttCCTGAAGCCATGGGAGGAACCTGACCAGATGAACCTGGAcgag gtcCTGAAAGAGATCAACAGGACCAGTGTGAGCCGTGCCCTTCGTGTTCGCAGGcaggccagccaatcagagccaaAGGCTTATGTCACCGCCCACTTTAAGACCCTCCCTCTGGAGTTCACCCTAGGCGATGGCCGTGACTACGGTGACTTCCGGAACCGCCCGCTCCAGAACGGACAGGAGTATGTGTTCTTTGTCCTGGCGATGTTGGACCTGTCTGACAAC ACTATGTACGCCACCAGCCCCTACTCTGACCCCGTGACCTCGTCGGACGTGGATCCCCAACCAATCATtgacgaggaggaggggcttctgtgggtggtgggacCCGTGCTCGCTGTCATTTTCATTGTCTGCATCGTCAtcgccatcctcctcttcaagag CAAACCTGACAG GAAGAGGGCGGAAgccgaggggaggaaggggagtttCCCCTGCAGCAAGGCCATGTCCTCTCACCACCCCACTGACCCTGTGGAGCTACGCAGGATCAACTTCCagaccccag GTTACCGTGTTTCAGTTTACCGCGGCTACCGCCGTCTATCAA GCATGGCGTGCCACCCGCCTGTGCCCATGTCTGAGCTGGAGGAACACGTGGAGCATCTGAAAGCCAACGACAACCTCAAGTTCTCTCAGGAGTACGAG tcGATAGACCCCGGTCAGCAGTTCACATGGGAGCACTCCAACCTGGAGGTCAACAAGCCAAAGAACCGCTACGCTAACGTCATTGCATACGACCACTCCCGCGTCATGCTCTCCAGCATCGAGG GCATCCCGGGAGGTGACTACATCAACGCCAACTACATCGATGGCTACCGGCGCCAGAACGCTTACATCGCCACGCAGGGCTCTCTGCCAGAGACGTTCTGCGACTTCTGGCGTCTGGTGTGGGAGCAGCACACAGCCAACATCATCATGATGACCAAGCTAGAGGAGAAGTCACGG gtgAAGTGTGACCAGTACTGGCCCAGCAGAGGTACAGAGACCTACGGCCTCATCCAGGTCACCCTGCTGGACACGGTGGAGCTAGCCACCTACTCCGTCAGGACCTTCGCTCtctataag AGTGGCTCCAGTGAGAAGCGAGAGGTACGTCAGTTCCAGTTCACAGCCTGGCCGGACCATGGCGTGCCCGAGCACCCCACTCCCTTCCTGGCCTTCCTGCGCAGGGTGAAGGCCTGTAACCCTCCAGACGCCGGGCCCATGGTAGTCCACTGCAG TGCCGGCGTGGGCCGCACTGGCTGCTTCATCGTCATCGACGCCATGACGGAGCGCATCAAGCAGGAGAAGACGCTGGACATCTACGGTCACGTGACCCTGATGCGCTCGCAGCGGAACTACATGGTGCAGACGGAGGACCAGTACGTCTTCATTCACGACGCCCTGCTGGAGGCGGTTGCCTGCGGCAACACTGAGGTGCCCGCACGCAACCTCTACGCCTACATCCAGCGGCTGACCCAGATGGAGCCCGGCGAGAACGCCACGGGCATGGAGCTGGAGTTcaag CGATTGGCCAGTGCGATGGCGCACACCTCCCGCTTTGTGAGCGCCAACCTGCCCTGCAACAAGTTCAAGAACCGGTTGGTCAACATCATGCCCTATGAGACCACCCGAGTCtgtctgcagccaatcagaggggtggagggctcaGACTACATCAATGCCAGCTTCATAGACGGATACAG gcaacAGAGGGCCTATATTGCTACCCAGGGTCCACTGGCAGAGACTACAGAGGACTACTGGCGGATGCTCTGGGAACACAACTCCACCATCGTAGTCATGCTCACCAAGCTGAGGGAGATGGGACGg gagaaGTGTCACCAGTACTGGCCAGCTGAGCGCTCAGCACGATACCAGTACTTTGTGGTGGACCCAATGGCAGAGTACAACATGCCCCAGTACATCCTTCGAGAGTTCAAAGTCACTGAtgccagg GATGGCCAATCACGGACAGTTCGTCAGTTTCAGTTCACTGATTGGCCAGAGCAAGGAGTGCCAAAGTCAGGCGAGGGATTCATTGATTTCATTGGCCAAGTGCACAAAACGAAAGAGCAGTTTGGCCAGGATGGGCCAATAACAGTGCACTGTAG tgCGGGCGTGGGGAGGACGGGGGTCTTCATCACCCTGAGCATTGTGCTGGAGAGGATGCGCTACGAGGGCGTGGTGGACATCTTCCAGACAGTCAAGATGCTGCGGACCCAGAGACCAGCCACGGTACAGACAGag GACCAGTACCAGTTCTGCTACCGGGCCAGTCTGGAATACCTGGGTAGCTTCGACCACTATGCAACATAG